In the Micromonospora narathiwatensis genome, one interval contains:
- the mraY gene encoding phospho-N-acetylmuramoyl-pentapeptide-transferase, which produces MRAVIVAIGVAFIVSLFCTPIAIKVFARLKAGQPIRSNLGLASNEGKKGTPTMGGVVFILATVIAYVAGHLALTTLPDMQIAQVEPTITALVLLGLMVFSGAVGFIDDFLKVRKRHSGGLNKRGKLAGQIIVGAVFGVIALYFPSTMYDRAGNRTNAETVGSTTLSFIRDIPALEIGKVASVIVIVLVVMAATNGVNLTDGLDGLATGASVMVLAAYGLIAFWQYRHWCADPNYTEAYCYTVRDPLEIALIAGAAAGACVGFLWWNTSPARIFMGDTGALGLGGLIAGMAMSTRTILLLPIIGALFVIITMSVVIQIISFRTTGKRVFRMSPLQHHFELAGWSEVNIVVRFWIIAGIGVAIALGLFYSEFLAAVS; this is translated from the coding sequence ATGAGGGCGGTGATCGTCGCCATCGGGGTCGCCTTCATCGTCTCGCTGTTCTGCACCCCGATCGCGATCAAGGTGTTCGCTCGGCTGAAGGCCGGCCAGCCGATCCGGTCAAACCTCGGGCTCGCCAGCAATGAGGGCAAGAAGGGCACGCCGACGATGGGCGGCGTGGTCTTCATCCTGGCCACGGTGATCGCGTACGTCGCCGGCCACCTGGCCCTGACCACCCTGCCGGACATGCAGATCGCCCAGGTCGAGCCGACCATCACGGCGCTGGTGCTGCTGGGGCTGATGGTGTTCTCCGGCGCGGTCGGCTTCATCGACGACTTCCTGAAGGTCCGCAAGCGGCACAGCGGTGGCCTCAACAAGCGGGGCAAGCTGGCCGGCCAGATCATCGTCGGCGCGGTCTTCGGGGTCATCGCGCTCTACTTCCCGAGCACCATGTACGACCGGGCCGGCAACCGGACCAACGCCGAGACGGTGGGCAGCACCACGTTGAGCTTCATCCGGGACATCCCCGCGCTGGAGATCGGCAAGGTCGCCTCCGTGATCGTCATCGTCCTGGTGGTGATGGCCGCGACCAACGGGGTGAACCTCACCGACGGGCTGGACGGCCTGGCCACCGGCGCCTCGGTGATGGTGCTCGCCGCGTACGGGCTGATCGCGTTCTGGCAGTACCGGCACTGGTGCGCCGACCCGAACTACACCGAGGCGTACTGCTACACGGTCCGCGACCCGCTGGAGATCGCCCTGATCGCCGGGGCGGCGGCCGGGGCCTGCGTCGGTTTCCTCTGGTGGAACACCTCACCGGCCCGGATCTTCATGGGCGACACCGGCGCGCTCGGCCTCGGTGGCCTGATCGCCGGCATGGCGATGTCCACCCGGACCATCCTGCTGCTGCCGATCATCGGCGCGCTGTTCGTGATCATCACGATGTCCGTGGTGATCCAGATCATCTCGTTCCGGACCACCGGCAAGCGGGTGTTCCGGATGTCGCCGCTGCAACACCACTTCGAGCTGGCCGGCTGGAGCGAGGTCAACATCGTGGTCCGGTTCTGGATCATCGCCGGCATCGGGGTGGCCATCGCGTTGGGCCTGTTCTACAGCGAGTTCCTCGCCGCGGTCAGCTGA
- a CDS encoding UDP-N-acetylmuramoyl-L-alanyl-D-glutamate--2,6-diaminopimelate ligase, protein MRSGPDDRVGSDAVPGNPRPRTVNPVRLGDLAAKVAVPVPEGAAADVAVTGVTHASQEVRPGDLYAALPGARRHGAEFAAAAAEAGAVAVLTDPAGAELAAATGLPTLLVDDPRAVLGDVAATVYGDPTAGLTVIGVTGTAGKTSTSYLIESGLRAAGRTTGLIGTVETRLGDLVIDSVRTTPEATDLHAMLAVARERGVDAVVMEVSSHALAMGRVGGVRFTVGGYTNFGSDHLDFHADEADYFAAKAKLFDGRCQVEVLNHDDPALRPLLKPATVTYSSAGDPSATWWADGVDGEGYAQRFTVHGPDGLTLSTGVALPGRHNVANALLAIATLVAAGVDAGTAAAGVAACGGVPGRLELVSGDAPVRGVVDYAHKANAIEAVLAALRQLTAGRLISVLGAGGDRDRGKRPVMGATAAAGADVVLVTDDNPRTEDPGAIRAEVLAGAYAADTAARIIEVPDRRAAIEEAVRLAEPGDVVALLGKGQERGQEINGEVLPFDDRVELAEALRARFGDLVGQR, encoded by the coding sequence GTGCGGTCGGGACCGGACGACCGGGTAGGGTCTGACGCCGTGCCCGGCAATCCACGTCCCCGTACCGTGAATCCCGTCCGGCTCGGCGACCTCGCCGCCAAGGTGGCTGTCCCGGTGCCCGAGGGGGCCGCCGCCGACGTGGCCGTCACCGGGGTGACCCACGCCAGCCAGGAGGTCCGCCCCGGCGACCTCTACGCGGCCCTGCCCGGTGCCCGCCGGCACGGCGCGGAGTTCGCCGCCGCCGCGGCCGAGGCCGGCGCGGTGGCCGTGCTGACCGACCCGGCCGGCGCGGAACTGGCCGCCGCCACGGGACTGCCGACCCTGCTGGTCGACGATCCGCGGGCGGTGCTCGGTGACGTCGCCGCCACCGTCTACGGCGACCCGACCGCCGGCCTGACCGTGATCGGTGTGACCGGCACCGCCGGCAAGACCTCCACCAGCTACCTGATCGAGTCCGGGCTGCGCGCCGCCGGGCGGACCACCGGCCTGATCGGCACGGTGGAGACCCGGCTCGGCGACCTGGTGATCGACAGCGTCCGGACCACCCCGGAGGCGACCGACCTGCACGCCATGCTCGCCGTGGCCCGGGAGCGCGGGGTCGACGCGGTGGTCATGGAGGTGTCCAGCCACGCCCTGGCCATGGGGCGGGTCGGCGGGGTGCGGTTCACCGTCGGTGGCTACACCAACTTCGGCTCCGACCACCTCGACTTCCACGCCGACGAGGCGGACTACTTCGCCGCCAAGGCGAAGCTCTTCGACGGGCGCTGCCAGGTCGAGGTGCTCAACCACGACGACCCGGCGCTGCGACCGCTGCTCAAGCCGGCGACCGTGACCTATTCGTCGGCCGGCGACCCGTCCGCCACCTGGTGGGCCGACGGCGTCGACGGCGAGGGGTACGCCCAGCGCTTCACCGTGCACGGCCCGGACGGGCTGACCCTGTCGACCGGCGTGGCGCTGCCCGGCCGGCACAACGTGGCCAACGCGCTGCTCGCCATCGCCACCCTGGTGGCGGCCGGGGTCGACGCGGGCACCGCGGCGGCCGGGGTGGCCGCCTGCGGCGGGGTGCCCGGCCGGCTGGAACTGGTCAGCGGCGACGCCCCGGTCCGCGGGGTGGTCGACTACGCGCACAAGGCGAACGCCATCGAGGCGGTCCTGGCCGCGCTGCGGCAGCTGACCGCCGGCCGGCTGATCAGCGTGCTGGGCGCCGGCGGCGACCGGGACCGGGGCAAGCGGCCGGTGATGGGCGCCACCGCGGCGGCGGGCGCCGACGTGGTGCTGGTGACCGACGACAACCCGCGTACCGAGGATCCCGGCGCGATCCGGGCCGAGGTGCTGGCCGGGGCGTACGCGGCGGACACCGCCGCGCGGATCATCGAGGTGCCCGACCGGCGGGCCGCCATCGAGGAGGCGGTCCGGCTGGCCGAGCCGGGCGACGTGGTGGCGCTGCTGGGCAAGGGCCAGGAACGCGGTCAGGAGATCAACGGCGAGGTGCTGCCGTTCGACGACCGGGTGGAGTTGGCGGAGGCGCTGCGCGCCCGGTTCGGCGACCTGGTGGGGCAGCGATGA
- a CDS encoding peptidoglycan D,D-transpeptidase FtsI family protein codes for MPPRSDEPRRDATGSRRGSSRSGRGGDPRSGEPGVGGISDARAYTPRGRTIREGGGTARAGVGGGAEQRRTPRGGRSGDPFRPALQVLDGGRAGATRAGRREAAAGGRGAPVRTVSARPVREPFDDDEPPLRRRPGPRRPERPAARRPVRKPRRPPKLADPRRRLRLGTLLALALFTTIGIRLIYLQTVDTPAFADGGLGKRLTVVELPAARGAIYDRTGAPLVHSVEARYVYADPTLVKDRFATARQLSPMLGRPVSELAEKMKRRNLPGTGTPSQFEYLARGVDIDKAKQIMALGLDGISVHRDERREVPGNDLAANLLGFVSSDMVGLEGLEAKYDDLLRGQPGRKRYEVGRGDLAAPIPGGYSETTQPKPGSSLALTIDRDLQFQCQRILSDQMAQTRGSVGAAVVLDSSTGEVLAQASYPGYNAAAPTEVSSPTDREDAATSFVVDPGSIHKAITYGAALQEGVITPDTVLPVANSVIMGDTPFTDTHPANGRRMSIPGMLAFSSNVGTIEIAEKLGRDRLIDYQKRFGLGQPTGEGMPGEASGRLLPANEWSDSSYGSVPIGHSVDATPLQMAAAYAAIANDGTYVQPHLIKETIDPAGKRTPAAAPVRRSVLSPKHAAELRRMLEAVTTVDNGPGERATGLAAAVPGYRVAGKTGTGLRYVDGKRQPGEVGSFIGMAPAEKPRYVVAVFVWSPGGEGGAVAAPAFREMMGFTLHHYRVPPSATDKSPKFEVFPR; via the coding sequence GTGCCGCCGAGATCGGATGAACCGCGCCGGGACGCCACGGGCTCCCGGCGCGGCTCGTCCCGGAGCGGCCGGGGTGGCGACCCCCGCTCCGGTGAGCCGGGGGTCGGCGGGATCTCCGACGCGCGGGCGTACACGCCCCGGGGGCGGACCATCCGGGAGGGCGGCGGCACGGCCCGGGCCGGCGTCGGCGGGGGCGCCGAGCAGCGGCGTACCCCGCGCGGCGGGCGTTCCGGCGACCCGTTCCGCCCGGCGTTGCAGGTGCTCGACGGCGGCCGGGCCGGGGCGACCCGCGCGGGCCGCCGGGAGGCCGCCGCGGGCGGCCGGGGCGCCCCGGTGCGGACCGTGTCGGCTCGGCCGGTGCGCGAGCCGTTCGACGACGACGAGCCGCCGCTGCGGCGTCGGCCGGGCCCGCGCCGCCCGGAGCGGCCGGCCGCCCGGCGGCCGGTACGCAAGCCGCGCCGCCCGCCGAAGCTCGCCGACCCGCGCCGCCGGCTGCGGCTCGGCACGCTGCTCGCCCTGGCGCTCTTCACCACCATCGGCATCCGGCTGATCTACCTCCAGACCGTGGACACCCCGGCGTTCGCCGACGGCGGGCTGGGCAAGCGGCTCACCGTGGTCGAGCTGCCGGCCGCGCGCGGGGCCATCTACGACCGCACCGGCGCCCCGCTGGTGCACAGCGTCGAGGCACGGTACGTCTACGCCGACCCGACCCTGGTCAAGGACCGGTTCGCCACCGCGAGACAGCTCTCGCCGATGCTCGGGCGGCCCGTCTCCGAGCTGGCCGAGAAGATGAAGCGGCGCAACCTGCCCGGCACCGGCACGCCGTCCCAGTTCGAGTACCTGGCCCGCGGGGTCGACATCGACAAGGCCAAGCAGATCATGGCGCTGGGCCTGGACGGCATCAGCGTGCACCGGGACGAGCGGCGCGAGGTGCCCGGCAACGACCTGGCGGCCAACCTGCTCGGCTTCGTCAGCTCCGACATGGTCGGGCTGGAGGGCCTGGAGGCGAAGTACGACGACCTGCTGCGGGGGCAGCCCGGCCGGAAGCGGTACGAGGTGGGGCGGGGGGACCTGGCCGCGCCGATCCCCGGCGGCTACAGCGAGACCACGCAGCCGAAGCCGGGCAGCTCGCTGGCGTTGACCATCGACCGCGACCTGCAGTTCCAGTGCCAGCGCATCCTGTCCGACCAGATGGCCCAGACCCGGGGCAGCGTCGGCGCGGCGGTGGTCCTGGACTCGTCCACCGGCGAGGTGCTGGCCCAGGCGAGCTACCCCGGCTACAACGCGGCCGCCCCGACGGAGGTCAGCTCGCCGACCGACCGGGAGGACGCGGCCACCAGCTTCGTGGTCGACCCCGGCTCGATCCACAAGGCGATCACCTACGGCGCCGCCCTCCAGGAGGGGGTGATCACCCCGGACACCGTCCTCCCGGTGGCCAACTCGGTCATCATGGGCGACACCCCCTTCACGGACACCCATCCGGCCAACGGGCGGCGGATGAGCATCCCCGGCATGCTGGCCTTCTCGTCCAACGTCGGGACGATCGAGATCGCCGAGAAGCTGGGCCGGGACCGGCTGATCGACTACCAGAAGCGGTTCGGGCTGGGGCAGCCCACCGGCGAGGGCATGCCCGGAGAGGCCTCCGGGCGGCTGCTGCCCGCCAACGAGTGGAGCGACTCGTCGTACGGGTCGGTCCCGATCGGGCACAGCGTGGACGCCACCCCGTTGCAGATGGCCGCCGCGTACGCCGCCATCGCCAACGACGGTACGTACGTCCAGCCGCACCTGATCAAGGAGACGATCGACCCGGCGGGGAAGCGGACCCCGGCCGCCGCTCCGGTCCGCCGCTCGGTGCTCAGCCCGAAGCACGCGGCCGAGCTGCGCCGGATGCTGGAGGCGGTCACCACGGTCGACAACGGCCCCGGCGAACGGGCCACCGGCCTGGCCGCAGCGGTCCCCGGCTACCGGGTGGCCGGCAAGACCGGCACCGGCTTGCGGTACGTGGACGGCAAGCGCCAGCCCGGCGAGGTCGGCTCGTTCATCGGAATGGCCCCGGCCGAGAAGCCGAGATACGTGGTGGCGGTCTTCGTCTGGAGCCCGGGCGGCGAGGGCGGCGCGGTGGCCGCACCGGCCTTCCGCGAGATGATGGGTTTCACTCTCCATCACTACCGGGTGCCGCCGTCGGCGACCGACAAGTCCCCCAAGTTCGAGGTCTTTCCGCGCTGA
- a CDS encoding MurT ligase domain-containing protein, with product MPLRAKVASSVSRTAAALSRAAGRGDGSVIGGWIGLKIDPDLLAHLSAGRAIALVSGTNGKTTTTRLTTAAVGVLGRVATNSFGANMPTGHTSALAKAGSTPYAVLEVDEHYLAQVLEATEPHVVALLNLSRDQLDRAKEVAMMAQLWRAALVRHADVRVVANADDPMVVWAATPPADPAQGHIPPHVTWFSAGQRWHDDSWVCPECGSTIQRSGERWWCTGCPLRRPEPHWTVEDDGVLDPAGAWHKVRLQIPGKVNLGNAATALAVAAEFGVRPVDAVSRLGAVTSVAGRYAQVDRDGRNVRLLLAKNPASWLEAFDMADEAPTLLSINARDPDGLDTSWLFDVDFAPLRGRQVLITGDRAYDLAVRLDVNGVPFQHVRGFDEAVRSVPPGRLEVIANYTAFQDIRAELDRVN from the coding sequence ATGCCCCTGCGGGCGAAGGTGGCCAGCTCCGTGTCGCGCACCGCCGCGGCGCTGTCCCGAGCCGCGGGCCGTGGCGACGGCTCGGTGATCGGCGGCTGGATCGGCCTCAAGATCGACCCTGACCTGCTCGCGCACCTGTCGGCCGGCCGCGCCATCGCGCTGGTTTCCGGCACCAACGGCAAAACCACCACCACCCGGCTCACCACCGCCGCTGTCGGCGTGCTCGGCCGGGTCGCCACCAACTCCTTCGGCGCCAACATGCCCACCGGCCACACCTCGGCGCTGGCCAAGGCCGGCAGCACCCCGTACGCCGTGCTGGAGGTCGACGAGCACTACCTCGCGCAGGTGCTGGAGGCCACCGAGCCGCACGTGGTGGCCCTGCTCAACCTCTCCCGCGACCAGCTCGACCGGGCCAAGGAGGTCGCCATGATGGCGCAGCTCTGGCGCGCCGCGCTGGTCCGGCACGCCGACGTGCGGGTGGTGGCCAACGCCGACGACCCGATGGTGGTGTGGGCCGCCACGCCGCCCGCCGACCCGGCCCAGGGCCACATTCCGCCGCACGTCACCTGGTTCAGCGCCGGCCAGCGCTGGCACGACGACTCGTGGGTCTGCCCGGAGTGCGGTTCCACCATCCAGCGCTCCGGCGAGCGGTGGTGGTGCACCGGCTGCCCACTGCGCCGCCCCGAGCCGCACTGGACGGTCGAGGACGACGGCGTGCTCGACCCGGCCGGCGCCTGGCACAAGGTGCGGCTCCAGATTCCCGGCAAGGTCAACCTCGGCAACGCGGCCACCGCGCTGGCCGTCGCCGCCGAGTTCGGTGTACGGCCGGTGGACGCGGTCTCCCGGCTCGGGGCCGTCACCTCGGTCGCCGGCCGCTACGCCCAGGTCGACCGGGACGGGCGCAACGTCCGGCTGCTGCTGGCCAAGAACCCGGCCAGCTGGCTGGAGGCGTTCGACATGGCCGACGAGGCGCCGACGCTGCTCTCCATCAACGCGCGCGACCCCGACGGGCTGGACACCTCCTGGCTCTTCGACGTCGACTTCGCGCCGCTGCGCGGCCGTCAGGTGCTGATCACCGGCGACCGGGCGTACGACCTGGCCGTCCGGCTCGACGTCAACGGCGTGCCGTTCCAGCACGTACGCGGCTTCGACGAGGCGGTCCGGTCGGTGCCACCGGGCCGGCTGGAGGTCATCGCCAACTACACCGCCTTCCAGGACATCCGAGCGGAGCTGGACCGTGTCAACTGA
- the mraZ gene encoding division/cell wall cluster transcriptional repressor MraZ, whose protein sequence is MFLGTHTPRLDDKGRLILPAKFRDELAGGVVITKGQERCLYVFPMPEFQRIADQLRTQPMTSKTARAYSRVFFASAHDEVPDKQGRVTIPGHLRSYAALDRDLVVIGASTRVEIWDKAAWEAYLAESEDDFADIEEGVLPGGL, encoded by the coding sequence ATGTTTCTCGGCACCCACACTCCGCGCCTGGACGACAAAGGCCGGTTGATTCTTCCGGCGAAGTTCCGGGATGAGCTGGCGGGGGGTGTCGTGATCACCAAAGGGCAGGAGCGCTGTCTCTACGTCTTCCCGATGCCCGAGTTCCAGCGGATCGCCGACCAGTTGCGCACGCAGCCGATGACGAGCAAGACGGCCCGTGCCTACAGCCGGGTCTTCTTCGCCAGCGCGCACGACGAGGTGCCGGACAAGCAGGGGCGGGTAACCATCCCCGGGCATCTGCGCTCGTACGCCGCGCTGGACCGCGACCTGGTCGTGATCGGCGCGAGCACCCGGGTGGAGATCTGGGACAAGGCGGCCTGGGAGGCCTACCTCGCGGAGAGCGAAGACGACTTCGCTGACATCGAGGAGGGGGTGCTGCCCGGCGGTCTGTAG
- a CDS encoding UDP-N-acetylmuramoyl-tripeptide--D-alanyl-D-alanine ligase: protein MIPLTLAEVAAAVAGRLVAADPDARVTGTVEFDSRKIGPGGLFVAFPGEQVDGHDYAAAAVSSGAVAVLGTREVPGVPMVLVADALDAMGRLARAVVDRLPALTVIGLTGSSGKTTTKDLIAQLAARLGPTVAPPGSFNNELGHPYTALQAGPETRYLVMEKGARGVGHVRYLCDVVPPRISVVLNVGVAHLGEFGSVETIALAKGELVEALPADGLAVLNADDHLVDAMATRTGARVVRYGESERADVRAVDVTLDARGRPSYTLVTPEGSAPVRLGLTGRHQVSNTLAAAAVARELGMPLAELAAALGELGLVSTRRMDVFERPDGVTVIDDSYNANPASMTVALRSLASMGGSGRTVAVLGYMAELGDFEREGHQQVGRLAAELGVDRLLVVGEPAAPIHEGATAVGNWGGESVLLTDQAAAVEVLRSELRPGDVVLVKGSRYRTWEVADALRAAAGNEAAS, encoded by the coding sequence ATGATCCCGCTGACCCTGGCCGAGGTCGCCGCCGCCGTCGCCGGCCGGCTGGTCGCCGCCGACCCGGACGCCCGGGTCACCGGCACGGTCGAGTTCGACTCCCGCAAGATCGGCCCCGGCGGGCTCTTCGTCGCCTTCCCCGGCGAGCAGGTGGACGGGCACGACTACGCCGCCGCCGCGGTGTCCTCCGGCGCGGTGGCCGTGCTCGGCACCCGCGAGGTGCCCGGCGTGCCGATGGTGCTGGTCGCCGACGCGCTCGACGCGATGGGGCGGCTGGCCCGCGCGGTGGTCGACCGGCTGCCCGCGCTGACCGTGATCGGGCTGACCGGTTCCTCCGGCAAGACCACCACCAAGGACCTGATCGCGCAGCTCGCCGCCCGACTCGGCCCGACCGTGGCGCCGCCCGGCTCGTTCAACAACGAGCTGGGGCACCCGTACACCGCGTTGCAGGCCGGCCCGGAGACCCGCTACCTGGTGATGGAGAAGGGCGCCCGCGGGGTGGGGCACGTCCGCTACCTGTGCGACGTGGTGCCGCCGCGGATCTCGGTGGTGCTCAACGTCGGGGTCGCGCACCTCGGCGAGTTCGGCTCGGTGGAGACCATCGCCCTGGCCAAGGGGGAACTGGTCGAGGCGCTGCCCGCCGACGGGCTGGCCGTGCTGAACGCCGACGACCACCTCGTCGACGCGATGGCCACCCGTACCGGGGCCCGGGTGGTCCGGTACGGCGAGTCGGAGCGGGCCGACGTGCGGGCGGTGGACGTGACGCTGGACGCCCGGGGGCGGCCGTCGTACACCCTGGTGACCCCGGAGGGGAGCGCGCCGGTGCGGCTCGGGCTGACCGGGCGGCACCAGGTCTCCAACACCCTCGCCGCCGCGGCGGTCGCCCGTGAGCTGGGGATGCCCCTGGCGGAGCTGGCCGCCGCGCTGGGCGAGTTGGGCCTGGTCTCCACCCGGCGGATGGACGTGTTCGAGCGCCCCGACGGGGTGACCGTGATCGACGACTCGTACAACGCCAACCCGGCCTCGATGACCGTCGCGCTGCGGTCGCTGGCCAGCATGGGCGGGTCGGGGCGTACCGTCGCGGTGCTCGGCTACATGGCCGAGCTGGGCGACTTCGAACGGGAGGGGCACCAGCAGGTCGGCCGGCTCGCGGCCGAGCTGGGTGTCGACCGGCTGCTCGTGGTGGGCGAGCCGGCGGCGCCGATCCACGAAGGCGCGACAGCGGTAGGTAACTGGGGAGGAGAGTCGGTGCTGCTCACCGATCAGGCGGCGGCCGTCGAGGTGCTGCGGAGCGAGCTGCGTCCGGGTGACGTGGTGCTGGTGAAGGGCTCCCGGTACCGCACCTGGGAGGTGGCCGACGCGCTGCGCGCGGCCGCCGGGAACGAGGCCGCCTCATGA
- a CDS encoding FtsW/RodA/SpoVE family cell cycle protein — translation MAALRGLLARPLASYYLLLSSAGLLLLIGLTMVFSTTSVRDFATGGDASASLVRQSVFAVIGIVAFWACQRLPARTFRALARPALGVAVVLLLILNLLVALEALFRVESIGPLKADLLWLFLGPVTIQPVEVAKFALVLWGAHVLARKGATLGWWKELATPLFPVVGLLFVLVGYNDLGSMLCLLALVVGLLWAAGVRLQVFAALTGVGLAGVGLLVAAASLGAGSGSRDADNYRLARLTMFVNPPDPKECFESWCYQTVQARSAIDHGGWFGVGLGKSTFKWDWLPEAHNDFIFAIVAEELGVVGCTVLLVLFAVLAYTGLRIARRVEDPFRRLAAAGVTAWLVGQAVINIGGVTGLLPLTGVPLPFISDGGSALVVTLAAVGMLASFARAEPDAARALHARPPARWVRLVWAPLPPLPGRRRRPATPPPDRGSVPRSRTRRSDDQAAARGPRPGRTRAGTASERRR, via the coding sequence CTGGCTGCGCTGCGCGGGCTGCTGGCCCGGCCGCTGGCCTCCTACTACCTGCTGCTCTCCAGCGCCGGCCTGCTGCTGCTGATCGGCCTGACCATGGTCTTCTCGACCACCAGCGTGCGGGATTTCGCCACGGGCGGCGACGCGTCGGCGTCGCTGGTCCGGCAGTCGGTCTTCGCGGTGATCGGCATCGTGGCGTTCTGGGCCTGCCAGCGGCTGCCGGCCCGGACCTTCCGGGCGCTGGCCCGGCCGGCCCTCGGCGTGGCGGTGGTGCTGCTGCTGATCCTCAACCTGCTGGTCGCCCTGGAGGCGCTGTTCCGGGTGGAGTCGATCGGCCCGCTCAAGGCCGACCTGCTCTGGCTCTTCCTCGGCCCGGTCACCATCCAGCCGGTCGAGGTGGCCAAGTTCGCGCTGGTGCTCTGGGGTGCGCACGTGCTGGCCCGCAAGGGCGCCACGCTGGGCTGGTGGAAGGAGCTGGCCACCCCGCTCTTCCCGGTGGTCGGCCTGCTCTTCGTGCTGGTCGGCTACAACGACCTGGGCAGCATGCTCTGCCTCCTCGCGCTGGTGGTCGGCCTGCTCTGGGCGGCCGGCGTCCGGCTCCAGGTCTTCGCCGCGCTCACCGGGGTCGGCCTGGCCGGCGTCGGCCTGCTGGTCGCCGCCGCCTCGCTGGGCGCCGGCTCGGGATCGCGGGACGCCGACAACTACCGGTTGGCCCGCCTCACCATGTTCGTCAACCCGCCCGATCCGAAGGAGTGCTTCGAGAGCTGGTGCTACCAAACCGTCCAGGCCCGCAGCGCCATCGACCATGGTGGCTGGTTCGGGGTCGGCCTGGGCAAGAGCACCTTCAAGTGGGACTGGCTGCCCGAGGCGCACAACGACTTCATCTTCGCGATCGTCGCCGAGGAACTGGGCGTGGTCGGCTGCACCGTGCTGCTGGTGCTCTTCGCCGTGCTGGCGTACACCGGGCTGCGGATCGCCCGGCGGGTGGAGGACCCGTTCCGCCGGCTCGCCGCGGCCGGCGTCACGGCCTGGCTGGTCGGCCAGGCGGTGATCAACATCGGTGGGGTCACCGGACTGCTGCCGCTGACCGGCGTGCCGCTGCCGTTCATCTCCGACGGCGGCAGCGCCCTGGTGGTGACCCTCGCGGCGGTCGGCATGCTCGCCTCCTTCGCCCGCGCCGAGCCGGACGCGGCCCGAGCCCTGCATGCCCGTCCACCGGCCCGATGGGTCCGACTAGTCTGGGCCCCGTTGCCGCCGCTTCCCGGCCGGCGTCGCCGGCCGGCGACGCCACCGCCGGACCGAGGGTCCGTACCCCGGTCCCGGACGCGGCGCTCCGACGACCAGGCCGCTGCCCGCGGCCCACGGCCGGGCCGGACGCGCGCCGGCACGGCGAGCGAGAGGAGACGCTGA
- the rsmH gene encoding 16S rRNA (cytosine(1402)-N(4))-methyltransferase RsmH: protein MGELRGTHVPVLLERCLELLAPALGRNRRTVHVDATLGLAGHAEAVLAAHPNTVLIGLDRDTEALAHARVRLARFADRIHLEHAVYDELPEVLHRLGYPAIDGVLFDLGVSSLQLDAPDRGFAYAQDAPLDMRMDQTRGVTAEEVVNTYAHPELARVLRVYGEEKFAGKIASAIIRERERAPITSSARLAELVRESIPAPARRTGGHPAKRTFQALRIEVNRELAALETALPAALDKLAVGGRAVILSYHSLEDRLTKQALADRVRSKGPVDLPVELPGSGPTFRLLSRGAELPGEAEVAANPRAASVRLRAAERIDPEAAQQGRTDRERYRRRVKAMHQPGTGSPGSGSDPRSAPGDGNGTDEEGEGT from the coding sequence ATGGGGGAGCTACGCGGCACGCACGTGCCGGTGCTGCTCGAGCGGTGTCTCGAGTTGCTGGCCCCCGCGCTGGGGCGGAACCGACGGACCGTGCACGTCGACGCGACGCTGGGCCTGGCCGGCCATGCCGAGGCGGTGCTGGCCGCGCACCCGAACACGGTGCTGATCGGCCTGGACCGGGACACCGAGGCCCTGGCCCACGCGCGGGTCCGGCTGGCCCGGTTCGCCGACCGGATCCACCTCGAACACGCCGTCTACGACGAACTGCCCGAGGTGCTGCACCGGCTCGGGTACCCGGCGATCGACGGGGTCCTGTTCGACCTGGGCGTGTCCTCGCTGCAACTCGACGCGCCCGACCGCGGGTTCGCGTACGCGCAGGACGCGCCGCTGGACATGCGGATGGACCAGACCCGGGGGGTGACCGCCGAGGAGGTGGTCAACACCTACGCCCACCCGGAGCTGGCCCGGGTGCTGCGGGTGTACGGCGAGGAGAAGTTCGCCGGGAAGATCGCCTCGGCGATCATCCGGGAGCGCGAGCGGGCCCCGATCACCTCGTCGGCGCGACTGGCCGAGCTGGTTCGGGAGAGCATCCCGGCACCAGCCCGACGAACCGGGGGACACCCGGCAAAGAGAACGTTTCAGGCTTTGCGCATCGAGGTAAATCGGGAACTGGCCGCGCTGGAGACGGCGCTGCCGGCCGCACTCGACAAGCTCGCCGTGGGCGGTCGCGCGGTGATCCTGTCCTACCACTCGCTGGAGGACCGGCTCACCAAGCAGGCGCTCGCCGACCGGGTCCGCAGCAAGGGCCCGGTCGACCTTCCGGTCGAACTGCCCGGGTCGGGCCCGACGTTCCGGCTGCTCAGCCGGGGCGCCGAGCTGCCCGGCGAGGCGGAGGTCGCCGCGAACCCGCGGGCCGCCTCGGTGCGGCTGCGGGCCGCCGAGCGGATCGACCCGGAGGCGGCCCAGCAGGGGCGTACCGACCGCGAACGGTACCGCCGCCGGGTGAAGGCGATGCACCAACCGGGGACAGGGTCGCCGGGATCCGGTTCGGATCCCCGCTCGGCCCCGGGGGACGGCAACGGGACGGACGAAGAGGGGGAGGGGACATGA